The Aestuariibius sp. HNIBRBA575 nucleotide sequence TTTGGTTGCGGATTATTCCGGCGAACCCGTGGATCACCCGGACCTAGAGGATCTGTTTGGCCCGTTTGAGGATGGCAGTTACCCGCTGCATTTTCAGCTGAACTAACAACAGCTTAGTAGCCCAAGGCACAGCCGTCTTTGCGCGGATCTGATCCGCCTTCTAGGATACCATCATCCCTGATCTGGATGGATTGCGCACCGCCGATACCCAGATCGGGCCGCCGCACGTCATGCCCCAGCTCAACCAGTTTTTGGGCCACGTCGTCGCTATACCCGGATTCCAAATCCAGCACGCTATCTTGGGCAAAGCTGCGCGGGGCATCGATATTGGCCTGTGGGGACAGCCCAAAATCAACATGGTTGGACACAAAACGCGCATGCCCGGTCGACTGGTATTGCCCGCCCATGACGCCAAACGGCATGATCACCCGGCCATTTTTCTTTAACATACCGGGGATGATTGTGTGCATCGGACGCTTGCCTGCGGCGGCTTCGTTGTCGTGACCCTGTTGCAGGGTGAACCCTGCGCCGCGGTTTTGAAACAAGATGCCAAATTTATCCGACGCGATGCCAGACCCAAAGCTGTGAAAGATTGAATAGATCAGCGACACGGCCATGCGATCTTTGTCGACCACGGTGATGTAAATCGTGTCTTTGTGCACAGATTCCGCACCGGGCAGACCTGCGGGCAACACACGTTTTGGGTCGATTAATCCAGCCAGCTTTTCAGCGGTGTCCATCGACACCATATGATCAAGGCGGGTCATGTGATCCATATCGGCAACAAACCGGTTGCGCGCATCATAGGCCAGTTTGGTGGCCTCAGCTTCGATATGAACCCGTTCGGCACCATTTGGATCCATGTTGGAAATATTGAATTGTTTCAACATGTTCAGCAGCAATATGGCGGTCGCCCCTTGCCCGTTGGGTGGGTGTTCAACCAGATCAACATCGCCGTAATTGCCAGAAATCGGATCGGTGTATTCACAGGCCGTGGCGGCAAAATCGTCCAAAGTGTGGGACCCGCCTGCTGCGCGCAGTGACGCCACCATGTCCTCGGCCACTTCGCCTTCGTAAAATGCGTCGCGCCCGTCCATCGCAATGCGGCGCAGCACATCGGCCTGTTTTGGTGCGCGAAAAATTTGGCCAGCCTTGGGGGCATTGCCGTTGATCATGAATGTGTCGCGCGCGATGCCAGACAGATTGTTGGCACCCGGCCCCCAATCGGCAGCGACTCGGGGGGCCACGGGCACGCCTGCCTCGGCATAATGGATCGCCGGGGCCAAAGATGTTGCCAAACCGACACGCCCCCAATCTTTGGACAAGCGACAAAATGCATCAACTGCGCCCGGAATGGTGACCGCAGTTGCCGAATAAGGGGCAATGACGTCTTGGCCTTGATCGCGCAATGATTGTGCGTTCAATCCTGCCGGTGCGCGGCCAGACCCGTTCAGGGCAACCACGTCATCCTTGCCTGCCGGGGAAATCAGCGCAAACAGATCGCCGCCGATGCCCGTCATCTGGGGTTCACAAAACCCCAATAAAACCGCACCTGCAATGGCGGCATCCATGGCATTTCCACCAGATTCAAGGATTTGCACCGCCACTTTGGATGCCAATGGATGCGACGTGGCGCACATGCCATTGGTGGCGAAAACCGAAGATCGGCCCGGAGTTTGGAACTGGTGCATGATGGGTCCCCATAGAAATCACACACAACCTATGCGTCTGGTGGGGAAATTCAATCATTGAAGGGGATTTAATAGACCTCGACGCCGTGCACTGGGTGGGGGCTGTTACGCACGGCGCCGAGGGAAGCTATATTGCAGCTACAAGACCATTTGTGCCCTTGATTCAGGGCACCCAGATGGAGTGAATAGGGCAAGTTTGCGGCAATTCGCAAATTCGAGGGGGAAATATGAGAAAAGTAGTCATTTCAGGCGCAGCGCGCACACCAATGGGCGGATTTCAGGGGGATTTCGCGGGAATCGAAGCCGCAGAGCTGGGCGGGGCCGCCATTCGGTCCGCATTGGCCGGAGCCGGAGTTGAAACCGTTGACGAAGTGCTGATGGGCTGTGTTTTGCCAGCAGGGCAGGGCCAGGCACCTGCACGTCAGGCCGGATTCGCCGGAGGTCTGGGCGAAGATGTGCCCGCCACTACACTAAATAAGATGTGTGGTTCCGGGATGAAGGCCGCAATGATGGCGTTTGACCAGATCGCACTGGGTCACGCGGATACGATGATCGCGGGCGGCATGGAAAGCATGACCAACGCGCCGTATCTGTTGCCCAAAATGCGGGACGGCGCACGGATTGGCCATCAAAACGTTCAGGACAGCATGTTTTTGGATGGGCTAGAGGACGCCTATGACAAAGGCCGCCTGATGGGCACATTTGCCGAAGATTGCGCTGAGCATTTCCAATTCACTCGCGAAGCGCAGGACGAATATGCGTTACGGTCCCTCAGCCGCGCGCGTGCTGCGCAGGACAGTGACGCGTTTGATCGCGAAATTGCCGCGGTGACATATAAGACTCGCCAAGGCGACGTCGAAGTGAACGTGGACGAACAGCCCCAAAAGGCCCGTCCCGAGAAAATTCCGCAGCTGAAACCCGCATTCCGCAAGGATGGTTCGGTCACGGCGGCGAATTCATCGTCGATTTCAGATGGTGCTGCGGCTTTGGTCATCTCGGCCCAAGAGGTCGGTCTGCCTGTGCGCGCGACCATCGTTGGTCATGCCAGCCACGCCCAAGCCCCCGGCTGGTTCACAACCGCGCCGGTTCCAGCCGCGCAGAAACTGTTGGACAATATCGGTTGGACCAAAGACGACGTGGACCTGTGGGAAGTGAACGAAGCCTTTGCCGTGGTGCCGATGGCCTTTATGCATGAAATGGGGCTCAGCCCAGACATCGTGAACGTCAATGGCGGGGCCTGTGCATTGGGTCACCCGATTGGGGCCTCTGGGGCGCGAATCATTGTGACATTGCTGAACGCGTTGGAAAAACGCGGATTGAAACGCGGTGTGGCCGCGATTTGTATCGGTGGCGGCGAAGGCACAGCCATCGCAATCGAGAGACCAGATGCGGATTGATTACCCCGAAGTCACGAAATCCATCCTTGCCCTGACAGAGGGCGAGGATGATGTCGTGTCAATTATGGCGACCATCGCCTGTGAATTGCACCATGCGGATGACCGGTTTCATTGGACCGGGTTTTACCGTGTGGTTGCGCCGCAACTGATGAAAATCGGGCCCTATCAGGGCGGACACGGGTGTCTTTCTATCCCGTTTTCGCGCGGGGTTTGTGGGGCCGCCGCCCGCACAGGCCAAGTGCAACTGGTCGCGGATGTGAACGCATTCAGCGACCATATTGCCTGTTCCAGCACGACTCAGAGCGAAGTGGTTTTGCCGGTTTGGAACTGGGCAGGAGAGCTGCTTGGAGTGTTGGATATCGATTCCGACCTACCGGATGCGTTTGACCAAAACGATGTGGATGGGTTGCAGTCAATTCTAGAAAAAGCGTTTTAACACAAGTGCCTGCATTGATTGAAAGGGACCTGTCGCATTTGGGTGTGGCAGGTCTTTTTGGGTCAAAGCTTCCCTTGCGTGAATTTCTGTTCCGAGCGAGTGAAATTTTTCTTTGAAATTTCATAAAAATGTGACACCGTGAAATTAGGGAAGCAAATTTCACGGTCATTATGAAACACGATCCACTCGAAAAACCGAAAACCTTGGGCGCGGATTTGCGGGCTCTGCGCAAAGCGCGGGGTTACACGCTCACCGATTTGGCTGAATCCCTGGGGCGGTCTGTTGGCTGGTTGAGCCAAGTGGAACGCGAAATGTCTGACCCATCTGTCAGCGATCTGCGGGCCATGGCCAAGGCGCTGGACGTGTCCGTTTCGTCCCTGTTTCGCACCTCATCAACCCCAACAAACGAAGACGGCTTGATTGTTCGCAAATCGTCGCGTCGCCCAATTGGGTCGCGTGATGACGGGCTGGTCGAAGAACTGCTTTCCCCGGATCTGACCGATGATTTTGAGGTGGTACATTCTACGTTTGAACCCGGCGCGTTGATGAATGACGCCGTGACCCGCCCAACCCAAGAGGTCGGTTATGTGGTCGGAGGCAAGCTGACGCTGTGGATCGATGACGTAGAATTTAACCTTTCACCGGGCGATAGTTTTCGCATCCGGGGGCAGCGATATCGCTGGTCCAACCCCCACCCAGAGGCCTGCACGGTGATTTGGGTCATCGCGCCTCCGATCTACTAAAATGGCGGTGTTGAAAGGCAGCTGTGCCTGCAGAAAAATCAGCTTTGAAACAGCCGCAACTCCGGTTGGGGCATCGGTCTGTCATTGTGGCCAATGTCGCAAAATGTCGGGCCACACATGGTCGTCCGCGCAGGTCGACATTGATGATTTGACGATTTCCGGGCCGGTCAAATGGGTCGCGCTCAGCCCCACTGCAAAACGCGGCATTTGCCCGGATTGCGGGGCCTATTTGTTCTGGAAGGCCCATAACGAAAACATGATCAGTTTCGCGCTTGGGGCCCTGGATGGGCCAACCGGGCTGACGCTGACCAAACATATCTTTGTCGCTGACAAAGGCGATTATTACGAAATTGCGGACGATGTTCCGCAACAGAAATAGCAGGAGGCCATAATGGCAGAATTTCCATCAACCGCACGGGTTGTCATCATTGGCGGCGGCGCCATCGGCGTGTCGACGTTGTACCATTTGGCCAAAGAAGGCTGGACCGATTGTGTTCTTTTGGAAAAGAACGAACTGACCGCTGGGTCCACGTGGCATGCTGCGGGCAATTGCCCGAATTTCAGCGCGTCTTGGGCGGTGATGAACATGCAGCGCTATTCGCTGGAAATGTACCGTACATTGGCCGAAGACGTTGATTATCCGATGAACTATCACGTCACGGGTGCGCTGCGTTTGGGCCATACCAAAGAGCGGATGAAAGAATTTGAACGCGTGGCCGGCATGGCGCGGTATCAGGGTTTGGAAATGGATATGCTGACGCCCAAAGAGGCGTTGGATTACTATCCTTTCCTTGAAACCCATGATTTGGCGGGCGTTCTATGGGATCCATTGGACGGTGATATCGATCCGGCCCAGCTGACCCAAGCGATGGCCAAAGGTGCCCGCGATCTGGGGGCCAATATCCAACGTTTTTGTCCCGCAACAGGGGTGAGCCGCGATGGCGATGAATGGGTTGTGCACACCGAAAAAGGCGACATCAAATGTGAATTTGTCGTCAACTGCGCAGGCTATTATGCAAAACGCGTCGGCGAATGGTTCAAACCATATGGCGGGCGTGATGTGCCGATGGTGGTCATGTCCCACCAGTATTTCCTGACCGAAGAAATCCCCGAAATCGAAGCGTGGACCAAAGAAAACGGCCGCAAATTGCCGATGATCCGCGATGTGGATTCGTCCTATTATTTGCGTCAGGACAAACATGGTCTGAACCTTGGCCCATACGAAGTGAATTGTAAGGCGCATTGGGTTACCAAAGACGACCCAATGCCGCAGGACTTTAGTTTCCAGCTATATCCGGACGATCTGGAACGGTTGGAATGGTATATCGAAGACGCCATGGGCCGGGTTCCATTATTGGGTACATCTGGCGTGGGGCGCGTGATCAACGGGCCGATCCCTTATGCACCAGACGGGTTGCCGTTGATGGGGCCAATGCCGGGCGTGAAAAACGCATTTGAGGCGCATTCCTTTACCTTTGGGATCGTGCAGGCCGGTGGCGCGGGCAAAGTCATGGCCGAATGGATCACAACCGGCGAAACCGAATGGGATATGTGGGCCGTTGATGGACGCCGCTACACCGATCACGCGGATTTCGATTTTTGCCACAACAAAGCGTTGGAAACATATGGCCATGAATACGCGATGCATTTCCCGCATCACGAATGGCCTGCTGCGCGCAATAAAAAGCTGTCGCAGAACCACGACCGGTTGGTCGCGGATGGCGGTCAAATGGGGGCCTATAACGGCTGGGAACGCGCCAACTATTTTGCCAAAGACGGCGATGACATTTCTGAGGCCGCAACCGAAACATGGAACCGCAATGGCCCATGGGCGGTGCGCGTCAAAGAAGAGGTCGAAGCCTGCCGTGACAATGTCGGCGTTTTGGATATGCCCGGATTTTCACGTTACAGCCTGACGGGGGCCGGGGCGGCTGAATGGCTGCGCACACAGGTTGCAGGCGCATTGCCCAAAGCCGGGCGCATGAACCTTGGTTATTTTGCGGATACACGCGGCCGGATTGTGACAGAGGTCACCATCATCCGATTTGCCGAAGACGAATTCATGCTGATGACCGCCGCCGTGGCGCAATGGCACGATTTCGAATTCCTGCAAAAATCGCTGCCTGCGGATGGGTCGCTGACTTTGGTCGATATCACAACCGATTACAGCACGTTGCTGGTCTGTGGACCCAAATCGCGTGACATGTTGTCTGGCCTGACCGACGCGGATCTGACCACAGGTTGGCTGACCCATCAGGATGCAACATTTGCCGGCAAGCCCGCGAAATTGATGCGGATCTGTTTCGGCGGGGAACTGGGGTGGGAAATCCACACCAAAACCGAAGACACAGCCAATGCCTATAGCGCAATCCGCGATGCTGGTGCGACCCCGTTTGGGATGTTCGCGCTGGATTCCATGCGGATCGAAAAAGGCTACCGCACGTGGAAAGGCGACCTGTCGACGGATTACACCCTGCTCGAAGGGGGCCTGGGCCGGTTTGTGCGCCTGAACAAGGAACAGGACTTCCCGGGCAAAGCCGCCTTGTTGGCCGAACAACAACAAGGGTCAAAGAAAGGGTTTGTCACGCTGATCGTCGAAGCCGGGGATTCGGACGCGCCCTATATGTCCACCCTTTGGAAAGACGGCGAAGTGGTGGGTGAAACCACGTCGGGCAATTTCGGATATCGGGTCAATAAATCCATCGCGCTGGGGATGGTGCGGGCCGATTTGACCACACCGGGAACCGAGCTTGAGGTCGAAATCTTTGGCGAACGCTGCAAAGCAATTGTCCAAGAGGACGCCCCGATCTGGGATCCTGAAAACGATCGCATCCGCGCCTAAGCCTAACCTATTGCGACCTGCCATTCGGGGCAGGTCCCCATTCAAGCCAATCTGGCACAATTTCGGAGGCGCAAGCCCATGTCTCTTCCTACCAAAGCCCGAGTCGTCATTGTTGGCGGCGGTGTGATCGGGTGTTCTGTTGCGTATCATCTGGCCAAACTGGGCTGGAAAGACGTCGTTCTGTTGGAACGCAAACAACTGACCTCTGGCACCACATGGCATGCGGCCGGGCTTATTGCTCAGCTGCGCGCCACAAAAAACATGACCAAACTGGCGAAATACAGTCAGGAATTATACGGCACATTAGAAGAAGAAACCGGAGTCGCCACTGGGTTCAAACGTTGCGGTTCCATTACGGTTGCTCTGACGGATGAACGGTGTGAAGAAATCTATCGTCAGGCGGCGATGGCACGGTCGTTTGGCGTCGAAGTCGAAGAGATTTCGAACGAGCGGGTGCAGGAATTATACCCCCACATCAATCTAGAAGGCGTCAAAGGCGCGGTTTACCTGCCCAAAGACGGCCAAGGGGACCCCGCCAACATCGCCTTGGCGCTGGCCAAAGGCGCCCGCCAGAACGGTGCGCTGATCAAGGAACGTATCAAAGTCACCGCCTTTACCAAGGAAGGCCGTGATGTGACGGGCGTGGATTGGGTGTCTGACGATGGATCAGAATCCGGGCATATCGAATGTGACATGGTCGTCAATTGCGGGGGCATGTGGGGGCACGAAGTCGGCAAGAAAGCGGGCGTGAGCGTGCCGCTTCAGGCGTGTGAACATTTCTATATCGTCACGGAAAACATCGAAAACATGTCCCAATTGCCGGTGCTGCGTGTGCCGGATGAATATGCCTATTACAAAGAAGACGCCGGTAAAATTCTGTTGGGCGCGTTTGAACCTGTGGCCAAACCTTGGGCGAATGACGGCATTCCGTCGGACTTCGAATTTGACCAATTGCCTGAGGATTTCGACCATTTCGAACCGATCCTTGAAATGGCAGTTGAACGTGTGCCGCTCTTGGCCGAGGCCGGGATTCATACCTTCTTTAATGGTCCGGAATCCTTTACGCCGGATGACGCATATCACTTGGGTCTGGCCCCGGAATTGAACAATTTCTGGGTCGCGGCTGGGTTTAACTCGATTGGGATTCAATCCGCTGGTGGCGCTGGTATGGCGTTGGCGCAGTGGATGGATACAGGCGAAAAACCGTTTGATCTGGGGGATGTTGACATCAACCGGATGCAGCCATTCCAGGGCAACAAACAATACCTGTTTGAGCGGTCCAAAGAAACGTTGGGTCTGCTTTACAAGGATCATTTCCCGTTCAAACAAAAGGAAACCGCGCGTGGTATTCGCCGGTCGCCGTTTCATTATCACCTTCAGGAACGCGGCGCTGTATTTGGTGAATTTTCAGGGTGGGAACGGGCAAACTGGTTTGCGCGTGAAAATCAAGAGGCCGAATATCAATACACATGGAAACGCCAAAACTTCTTTGACAATGTCCGCGAAGAACACATGGCGATCCGTCAAAATGTGGGCATGTACGACATGTCTTCGTTCGGCAAATTGCGCGTAGAAGGCCCGGATGCCACCAAATATCTGAACTACCTTGCAGGCGGTCAATATGACGTGGACCATGGCCGGATTGTCTATTCGCAATTCCTGAACAAAAACGGCGGCATTGAGGCTGATGTGACCATCACGCGGCTGTCGACCAACACCTATTTGGTCGTCACACCCGCGGCGTCGCGCTATAATGATCAGGTCTGGATGGAACGGAACAAAGGCAACTTTAACGTTTCCATCACAGACATCACCGCCGCCGAAGCCACACTGGCGGTCATGGGTCCACGGTCTCGTGCATTGCTAGAAGCAGTGTCGCCAAACACATTCACAAATGACGTGAACCCGTTTGGCACGGCGCAGGAAATCGAAATCGGCATGGGCTTGGCGCGGGTTCACCGCGTGACCTATGTGGGCGAACTGGGCTGGGAAGTTTACGTATCGTCCGACATGGCAGGGCATGTTTTTGAAACGCTCTATGAAGCGGGACAGGATATGGGTCTAAAACTGTGCGGGATGCATATGATGGATACCTGCCGGATCGAAAAAGGCTATCGTCACTTTGGCCATGACATCACCTGCGAAGATCACGTTGTTGATGCAGGCATCGGGTTTGCCGTCAAAGGTGACAAAGATGACTTTATCGGGCGGGATGCGTTTTTGCGTCGCAAGGAAACCGGGCCACAGAACCGGATGTTGCAATTCAAACTGACGGATCCAGAACCGCTGCTTTATCATAATGAACCAATCCTGCGGGACGGCGAGCTGGTCGGCTATCTGACCTCTGGCGCTTACGGTCACCATCTGGGCGGCGCGATGGGGCTGGGTTATGTGCCATGCGCCGGTGAAAAAGCGGCGGATGTGCTGGCGTCAAGCTATGAAATCGACGTCATGGGTGTGCGGGTCAAAGCCGAAGCATCCCTGAAGCCGATGTATGATCCAAAATCGGAGCGGGTCAAAGCCTGATCCGACGAGACAGAGCATTGGAAACGGGCAGGCTTAGGTCTGCCCGTTTTTCGTGGTGATCTGCGGTGCCAGCATGTCCGCCCATAAATCATAGGCGGCCTTTGACGGGTGAAACCCATCCTTTGCGATGTATTTGGGTGCATATGGCACAGTAATCGGCACAAACGTCACATCAGGTTCCTTGGCCACGTTGGCCGCAAGCGCACGTCCAAGCCGCGCCGCGTCCTGTCCTAAAATCTGGCGCAATGGGGTGGGCAGCAATGGAAACCGACCCATCGGTGGCAGATCATTCACAAGAATATGCTGCACGCCGAATTTGGCCCGCAACAGCGCCCGCAGCCTGTTTTGTTGGGCAATCCATGGGCGTAAACTGGCATTGCGGGTCACGTCATTCACCCCCAGCACAATCAGCGCCACGTCAAAGTGATCTGGGTCCAAGTGCTGTAGATGCTGTAACGTTGATGGCGTTGTCGCGCCGGTTTTTGCCTCTAATTGCCATGTCACATGCATCGATTGCGACAGCCGCGCGATCAATTGCCCCAATAATGCATCCTCTTGATGGTCCACACCGACCCCAGCGGCAGAACTGTCCCCGATGATCAAGAGACGAAGGTGGGTATCGGTGCTGATCTGGGACCGGGTAGTTCCCTTTCGTGGCCCAATAGGTTCCGCCAGCAAAAGCGCATGGCGCCGCACGGTCAATCCCTGCCAGATCAATATTGGAGCCAAAGGCGGCTTGGAAAGGAATGTCGGGATTTTCATAGGTAATTGCTGGTGACATTGCGGACCCATTGCAAGCCTAACGCTGCGATAGCTTTCCCTTGGCCGGCGGATCGGATAGGGACGCGGCATGCAAATTGGAACCGAATATACCCCACCCCAAGACCCGCTTGTGGTTCTGCACGAAGACCACGAAGTGGTGCTGGTTGATAAGCCAAGCGGCCTGTTATCGGTGCCCGGGCGGGGTGAACATTTGGCGGATTGCCTGATCACACGTGTGCAGCAGGTCTTTCCGACGGCATTGTTGGTGCATCGACTGGATCGCGACACGTCTGGTGTGATGATTTTTGCCCTGACGCCCCATGCACAGCGGCATCTGGGGCTGCAGTTTGAAAAACGCCAAACCCAAAAGACATATGTCGCACGCGTGCATGGCAAACTAGAGCCGAAAACCGGGCAGGTGGACCTGCCATTGATCGTAGACTGGCCAAATCGCCCCAAACAGATGGTGTGTCATGAAACGGGGAAATCCGCGCAAACCGACTGGCGCGTTGTGCGGTCAAACGATGATGAAACTCGTGTGCGGCTGATGCCAAAAACCGGGCGGTCGCATCAATTGCGGGTCCATATGTTGGCGTTGGGTCATCCCATTTTGGGGGATCCGTTTTACGCCACGGGCGCGGCACTGGATCACCCGCGTTTGATGCTGCATTCAGAAACGCTTCGGTTTCGTCATCCCGATGGCGGGCA carries:
- a CDS encoding gamma-glutamyltransferase family protein, yielding MHQFQTPGRSSVFATNGMCATSHPLASKVAVQILESGGNAMDAAIAGAVLLGFCEPQMTGIGGDLFALISPAGKDDVVALNGSGRAPAGLNAQSLRDQGQDVIAPYSATAVTIPGAVDAFCRLSKDWGRVGLATSLAPAIHYAEAGVPVAPRVAADWGPGANNLSGIARDTFMINGNAPKAGQIFRAPKQADVLRRIAMDGRDAFYEGEVAEDMVASLRAAGGSHTLDDFAATACEYTDPISGNYGDVDLVEHPPNGQGATAILLLNMLKQFNISNMDPNGAERVHIEAEATKLAYDARNRFVADMDHMTRLDHMVSMDTAEKLAGLIDPKRVLPAGLPGAESVHKDTIYITVVDKDRMAVSLIYSIFHSFGSGIASDKFGILFQNRGAGFTLQQGHDNEAAAGKRPMHTIIPGMLKKNGRVIMPFGVMGGQYQSTGHARFVSNHVDFGLSPQANIDAPRSFAQDSVLDLESGYSDDVAQKLVELGHDVRRPDLGIGGAQSIQIRDDGILEGGSDPRKDGCALGY
- a CDS encoding acetyl-CoA C-acyltransferase gives rise to the protein MRKVVISGAARTPMGGFQGDFAGIEAAELGGAAIRSALAGAGVETVDEVLMGCVLPAGQGQAPARQAGFAGGLGEDVPATTLNKMCGSGMKAAMMAFDQIALGHADTMIAGGMESMTNAPYLLPKMRDGARIGHQNVQDSMFLDGLEDAYDKGRLMGTFAEDCAEHFQFTREAQDEYALRSLSRARAAQDSDAFDREIAAVTYKTRQGDVEVNVDEQPQKARPEKIPQLKPAFRKDGSVTAANSSSISDGAAALVISAQEVGLPVRATIVGHASHAQAPGWFTTAPVPAAQKLLDNIGWTKDDVDLWEVNEAFAVVPMAFMHEMGLSPDIVNVNGGACALGHPIGASGARIIVTLLNALEKRGLKRGVAAICIGGGEGTAIAIERPDAD
- a CDS encoding GAF domain-containing protein, with product MRIDYPEVTKSILALTEGEDDVVSIMATIACELHHADDRFHWTGFYRVVAPQLMKIGPYQGGHGCLSIPFSRGVCGAAARTGQVQLVADVNAFSDHIACSSTTQSEVVLPVWNWAGELLGVLDIDSDLPDAFDQNDVDGLQSILEKAF
- a CDS encoding helix-turn-helix domain-containing protein; this translates as MKHDPLEKPKTLGADLRALRKARGYTLTDLAESLGRSVGWLSQVEREMSDPSVSDLRAMAKALDVSVSSLFRTSSTPTNEDGLIVRKSSRRPIGSRDDGLVEELLSPDLTDDFEVVHSTFEPGALMNDAVTRPTQEVGYVVGGKLTLWIDDVEFNLSPGDSFRIRGQRYRWSNPHPEACTVIWVIAPPIY
- a CDS encoding GFA family protein, encoding MAVLKGSCACRKISFETAATPVGASVCHCGQCRKMSGHTWSSAQVDIDDLTISGPVKWVALSPTAKRGICPDCGAYLFWKAHNENMISFALGALDGPTGLTLTKHIFVADKGDYYEIADDVPQQK
- a CDS encoding FAD-dependent oxidoreductase, translating into MAEFPSTARVVIIGGGAIGVSTLYHLAKEGWTDCVLLEKNELTAGSTWHAAGNCPNFSASWAVMNMQRYSLEMYRTLAEDVDYPMNYHVTGALRLGHTKERMKEFERVAGMARYQGLEMDMLTPKEALDYYPFLETHDLAGVLWDPLDGDIDPAQLTQAMAKGARDLGANIQRFCPATGVSRDGDEWVVHTEKGDIKCEFVVNCAGYYAKRVGEWFKPYGGRDVPMVVMSHQYFLTEEIPEIEAWTKENGRKLPMIRDVDSSYYLRQDKHGLNLGPYEVNCKAHWVTKDDPMPQDFSFQLYPDDLERLEWYIEDAMGRVPLLGTSGVGRVINGPIPYAPDGLPLMGPMPGVKNAFEAHSFTFGIVQAGGAGKVMAEWITTGETEWDMWAVDGRRYTDHADFDFCHNKALETYGHEYAMHFPHHEWPAARNKKLSQNHDRLVADGGQMGAYNGWERANYFAKDGDDISEAATETWNRNGPWAVRVKEEVEACRDNVGVLDMPGFSRYSLTGAGAAEWLRTQVAGALPKAGRMNLGYFADTRGRIVTEVTIIRFAEDEFMLMTAAVAQWHDFEFLQKSLPADGSLTLVDITTDYSTLLVCGPKSRDMLSGLTDADLTTGWLTHQDATFAGKPAKLMRICFGGELGWEIHTKTEDTANAYSAIRDAGATPFGMFALDSMRIEKGYRTWKGDLSTDYTLLEGGLGRFVRLNKEQDFPGKAALLAEQQQGSKKGFVTLIVEAGDSDAPYMSTLWKDGEVVGETTSGNFGYRVNKSIALGMVRADLTTPGTELEVEIFGERCKAIVQEDAPIWDPENDRIRA
- a CDS encoding FAD-dependent oxidoreductase, coding for MSLPTKARVVIVGGGVIGCSVAYHLAKLGWKDVVLLERKQLTSGTTWHAAGLIAQLRATKNMTKLAKYSQELYGTLEEETGVATGFKRCGSITVALTDERCEEIYRQAAMARSFGVEVEEISNERVQELYPHINLEGVKGAVYLPKDGQGDPANIALALAKGARQNGALIKERIKVTAFTKEGRDVTGVDWVSDDGSESGHIECDMVVNCGGMWGHEVGKKAGVSVPLQACEHFYIVTENIENMSQLPVLRVPDEYAYYKEDAGKILLGAFEPVAKPWANDGIPSDFEFDQLPEDFDHFEPILEMAVERVPLLAEAGIHTFFNGPESFTPDDAYHLGLAPELNNFWVAAGFNSIGIQSAGGAGMALAQWMDTGEKPFDLGDVDINRMQPFQGNKQYLFERSKETLGLLYKDHFPFKQKETARGIRRSPFHYHLQERGAVFGEFSGWERANWFARENQEAEYQYTWKRQNFFDNVREEHMAIRQNVGMYDMSSFGKLRVEGPDATKYLNYLAGGQYDVDHGRIVYSQFLNKNGGIEADVTITRLSTNTYLVVTPAASRYNDQVWMERNKGNFNVSITDITAAEATLAVMGPRSRALLEAVSPNTFTNDVNPFGTAQEIEIGMGLARVHRVTYVGELGWEVYVSSDMAGHVFETLYEAGQDMGLKLCGMHMMDTCRIEKGYRHFGHDITCEDHVVDAGIGFAVKGDKDDFIGRDAFLRRKETGPQNRMLQFKLTDPEPLLYHNEPILRDGELVGYLTSGAYGHHLGGAMGLGYVPCAGEKAADVLASSYEIDVMGVRVKAEASLKPMYDPKSERVKA
- a CDS encoding SGNH/GDSL hydrolase family protein; this encodes MKIPTFLSKPPLAPILIWQGLTVRRHALLLAEPIGPRKGTTRSQISTDTHLRLLIIGDSSAAGVGVDHQEDALLGQLIARLSQSMHVTWQLEAKTGATTPSTLQHLQHLDPDHFDVALIVLGVNDVTRNASLRPWIAQQNRLRALLRAKFGVQHILVNDLPPMGRFPLLPTPLRQILGQDAARLGRALAANVAKEPDVTFVPITVPYAPKYIAKDGFHPSKAAYDLWADMLAPQITTKNGQT
- a CDS encoding RluA family pseudouridine synthase encodes the protein MGTEYTPPQDPLVVLHEDHEVVLVDKPSGLLSVPGRGEHLADCLITRVQQVFPTALLVHRLDRDTSGVMIFALTPHAQRHLGLQFEKRQTQKTYVARVHGKLEPKTGQVDLPLIVDWPNRPKQMVCHETGKSAQTDWRVVRSNDDETRVRLMPKTGRSHQLRVHMLALGHPILGDPFYATGAALDHPRLMLHSETLRFRHPDGGQGTRITAKAPF